The following are from one region of the Populus trichocarpa isolate Nisqually-1 chromosome 8, P.trichocarpa_v4.1, whole genome shotgun sequence genome:
- the LOC7488387 gene encoding putative fasciclin-like arabinogalactan protein 20: MSLTLPLVSNSLIPHTPSLTIFSPSDTAFTQSGQPPLSILRLHFSPLSFPLNSLESLSLGAKIPSLFPNYSLTITSTGDDVSLNGVKIKDSPVYDDGSLVSRVLNSKGYSVMASFLDLQLMVGFTDKTALTIFAPVDEVIKAFLWDLREYSSMFLKHAVPCKIMWGDLVNFDDGVVLETYLEGFGITVSTSGDNLMLNDQASVNFPDMYHNDWLVIHGLQSILKEPESEYSFLDDGDEF; the protein is encoded by the exons ATGTCACTAACCCTCCCGTTAGTCTCCAACTCTTTAATCCCACACACTCCTTCTCTCACAATCTTCTCTCCCTCTGATACTGCATTTACTCAATCAGGCCAACCCCCTCTTTCTATCCTCCGTCTCCACTTCTCTCCACTCTCTTTCCCTCTCAATTCCCTCGAGTCCCTCTCTCTAGGTGCCAAGATCCCATCTCTTTTTCCAAATTATTCACTTACCATCACTTCTACCGGCGATGACGTTTCACTAAATGGGGTCAAGATTAAAGATTCCCCGGTTTATGATGATGGTTCTTTG GTTAGTAGGGTTTTGAATTCAAAAGGCTACTCTGTTATGGCCTCTTTTCTTGATTTGCAATTAATGGTGGGCTTTACGGACAAGACTGCGTTAACAATCTTTGCTCCTGTTGATGAAGTGATAAAGGCTTTTCTCTGGGATTTGAGGGAGTACTCTTCAATGTTTCTCAAGCATGCTGTTCCTTGCAAGATTATGTGGGGCGATTTGGTTAATTTTGATGATGGGGTTGTTTTAGAGACTTATTTGGAGGGATTTGGGATTACTGTCTCAACATCTGGTGATAATTTGATGCTTAATGATCAAGCCTCAGTAAATTTCCCAGACATGTATCACAATGACTGGCTTGTGATTCATGGCCTCCAATCGATACTTAAGGAACCAGAGAGTGAATATAGTTTCTTGGATGATGGTGATGAATTCTAA